The genomic segment AATTACCGCTCTTTCAGGAGTATTACTGTAGGCAACATTTTCATAAAAGTTTCCCCCTGGCGGGTGGCCTGCAGGCGCTCCCGTAGACGTAAGATGCTGCGCCCAACCACGCGCACCTGAGGCAAAATTATTATCCTGCACGATATGTGGCAAACCATGCTGTGCGCGGTAAGCGTTGATGTGGTTAAACACTGAAATTTCCGCAGCCTGTGCATTATTCGTGGCCATAAATTGAGCCTGCGCAACAGCTGGGTTAGCAGAGCTTGATCCCATAGCTGATGCTGGAGATGCTTCGATTACTTGCAGCGTACTAGCCGTGAGAATTGCTGCGCTTGTAAGAAGTCCCACGCGCTTATTTACCGAAAGCTTTAAGAAATTCATCATGCCTCTCACCTCACCCAATTTATGAGCATTACCTTAATTTACACAATTAAAGCTTAAGGCTTAATGAGAGGTTTTTCTTGGGTAACTAAGTTAATTTCCACACTTTTTAGATAATGGCTGGTCAAATGTGTTGGCATGGGTAACTTGGTTCTTAGTTTTCTTAAATTTTTACCCTTACCTCTTATATAATATTTACTTTTACTTCTCCATAAGAAAAACCGCTGCTTATCTTCATAAGAGATAAGCAGCGGTTTTTTCTTAACAGATATCAGGAAAGCTAGCTTCCCATGAGTCCCATAGTTGTTGGGAGCCAAATAGAGATCTGCGGTACGAATACCACGACGAACAACGCAATGATGATCGCAATCAAATACGGCCACAGATGCTTGATCACAGTTTCCACACGCAGTCCTGCCACCTGAGAACCAACGAAAAGCACGTTGCCCACAGGAGGAGTGATCACGCCAACGGAAAGGTTCATCACAACCATCGCGCCGAAGTGCACAGGATCCACACC from the Corynebacterium crudilactis genome contains:
- a CDS encoding CAP domain-containing protein — protein: MMNFLKLSVNKRVGLLTSAAILTASTLQVIEASPASAMGSSSANPAVAQAQFMATNNAQAAEISVFNHINAYRAQHGLPHIVQDNNFASGARGWAQHLTSTGAPAGHPPGGNFYENVAYSNTPERAVILWDASPAHKSNLLERRITRGGVGVVARPDGNYTVVFRAL